Genomic DNA from Bosea sp. (in: a-proteobacteria):
TAGGCTAGGGGCGCTGGCCGCTGATGTCCGTGCGATGGCGCACAGGCATCGGCGCCATTCAGCAGTTCAAGGGAAGCCTGGCGTCGTTGGCGGGCGAAACCCGCGCCAGTTCAATGAGCACAGGCGGCTTGCCGTCGAAAAGATAGGCTTTTGCGTTGATTTCACGCTGGGCCGCGCGCAGCCGGCTCTCGATCAGCGCATTCACGATGCGGTTCATCAAAGACAGCCGATGAAGGCGCGGCGCGGCTGCACGCGCATGCGGAGCCAGGAGGGAGGCTGCATGGGCAGCGCCGGTCTGGAGATAAGCCATGGTGGCTCCTTTCAGGGTCGTTGACACGAAAAGGCCGTCGGCTCGGTCGTTTCCTGTTGTTCTTGTGCAAAGAAACTGGCCCCTCATGTTGCACTGCGGTAGAGGTGCGCGCACATGCGATGCATGCACCCAAAGCATGACAGGTTAAATCTCGTTAATTCACATGCAATAAACGCATATTGAAATCCTGAGCCCTGGCTGGACGGGCCACAACCTTCCTCCTAGTCTCCGGCCCTCTTCCCAAAAGGACTGCGCTATGCCGGCAGCACCCCACACCGCGCCCTCATCCACCGCTCGCTGCGAATTCCAGAGCTTCGAGGAGCAGACCGATCCTGCCAATGTCGCGCCGCGTCTGGCCGCGCTGCGCGGCTGGCTCGCCGAACGCGGGCTGGCCGGTTTCGTCATCCCGCGCTCGGACCAGCATCAGGGCGAGTATGTTCCGGCCTGTGACGAGCGGCTGGCCTGGCTCACGGGCTTCACAGGGTCGGCGGGCTCGGCCGTGGTGCTGGCGGACAAGGCCGCGCTGATCGTGGATGGCCGCTACACGCTGCAGGCGGCGGCGCAGACCGACCTTGGGCTCATCACGCCCGTGCAGATGGCGCAGCAATCGCAGGAAGCCTGGATCGAGCAGAACCTCCCTGCCGGCACAGCGCTGGGCTACGACCCATGGGTCCACACGCCGGATCAGGTCACCCGGCTCGGGGAGGCGGCCGAGCGGGCGGGCGGGCGCCTCCTGGCGGTGGCGGGCAATCCGGTCGACGCCCTCTGGCAAGGCCGGCCCGCCCCTCCGTCCGGGCGTGTGGTCAGCTATTCCGAGGCGCTGGCCGGCGAAGGCGCAGCCTCGAAGATCGCCCGCCTGCGCGCCGCGCTGGCCAAGGCGAAATGCGACGGGCTGGTGATCAGCGATCCCCACAACCTGTGCTGGCTCCTCAACATCCGCGGCGCCGACGTTCCCCACACACCCATCGCCCTGGGCTACGGCATCGTGCTTGCGAACGGCCCCGTGAAGCTGGTGATGGACAGCGCCAAGCTGTCCGCGCCTGTGATGGCCGCGCTGTCGGGTCTGGCCGAGGCCTTGCAGCCGGACAGCTTCGCGTCGCTTCTGGCCAGCGTCGCGCCGGGCCGCGCCATCCGCCTCGAAGCGGCCAGCGCGGCCGCCGCGATTCGCGATCTGATCGTCGAGGCCGGCGGCAAGGCCGATATCGGGCCTGATCCCATCGCGCTGATGAAGGCTGCCAAGAACCCGGTCGAGCTGGAGGGCTCGCGCGCGGCGCACAGGCGCGACGGAGCCGCAATGACCCGCTTCCTGAGCTGGTTCGCGAAGACAGCGCCGGCTGGCGCCTTGACCGAGATCGACGCCGCAGCGGAGCTGGAGCGCTTCCGGCGCGAGACGAACCAGCTCAAGGAGATCGCCTTCAGCTCGATCGCAGGCGCCGGACCCAATGCCGCGCTGCCGCATTACCGCGTCACCACCACCAGCAACCGCCGCATCGAGCCGGGCATCTTCCTGATCGATTCAGGCGGCCAATATGAGGACGGCACCACCGACATCACACGCACATTGGCCGTCTACTCAGCCAGCGACGAGATGCGCCGTCATTACACGCTGGTGCTCAAGGGCCACCTTGCCATATCCCGCGCCGTCTTCCCGAAGGGGACCACCGGCGCCCAGATCGATGCGCTGGCACGGCTGCCGCTCTGGCAGGCCGGGCTCGATTTCGACCACGGCACGGGCCACGGCGTCGGCGCCTTCCTCTCTGTGCATGAAGGTCCGCAGCGCATCGCCAAGTCAGGCCACACGCCGCTCGAGCCGGGCATGATCCTCTCCAACGAGCCGGGCTACTACCGCGAGGGCCATTACGGCATCCGCATCGAGAACCTCATCGTGGTCGAGCCGAGGACCATCGCGGGAGCGGAGCGCGACATGTATGGCTTCGAGACCGTCACCCTCGCGCCCTATGACCGCGCGCTGATCGCGGTCGACCTGCTGGATGATGGCGAGCGGGCCTCGATCGATGCCTACCACGCCCGCGTTCTCTCCGAGATCGGGCCGCTCGTCCCGCTGCCCGAGCGCGACTGGCTGGAGGCTGCCTGCGCTCCGCTCTGAGACAGCCCGCACCCTATGGCGCAGCGTGAACTGTTACACTATATCAGCTTCATAATTCGCGCAGCCGCCGCCACCTCACGGCCTGATCCCGAAAGGCTCGACCATGTCCGACAAGATCCCCGTCACCGTTCTCACCGGCTATCTCGGCGCCGGCAAGACAACCTTGCTCAACCGCATTCTCTCCGAGCCCCACGGCAAGAAATATGCTGTGATCGTCAACGAGTTCGGTGAGATCGGCATCGACAATGACCTGGTCGTCGGCGCCGACGAGGAAGTCTTCGAGATGAACAATGGCTGCATCTGCTGCACGGTGCGCGGGGACCTCATCCGCATCATCGACGGGTTGATGAAGCGCAAGGGCAAGTTCGACGCCATCATCGTCGAGACCACCGGCCTCGCCGATCCCGCGCCGGTCGCGCAGACCTTCTTCATGGATCAGGATGTCGGCGACCGGGCGCGTCTCGACGCCATCGTGACCGTGGCCGACGCCAAATGGCTGACCGAGCGGCTGAAGGACGCGCCCGAGGCCAGGAACCAGATCGCCTTCGCCGACGTCATCGTGCTCAACAAGACCGATCTTGTCACGCCCGACGAGCTCGCCAGCGTCGAGGCCACGATCCGCGCGATCAACCCGGCCGCGAAGCTTCACCGCACCACGCGATGCCAGTTGCCGATCAGCGACGTGCTGGACCGCAACGCCTTCGATCTCGACCGCATCCTCGACATCGAGCCGGACTTTCTCGAGGAAGGCCATCATCACCACCATGCCGAGGACATACGCTCGATGTCCTTCGAGATCCGGGGCGATGTCGATCCCGACAAGTTCATGCCCTGGATCCAGGAACTGACCCAGGTGCAGGGCGGCGACATCCTGCGCTGCAAGGGCATCCTCGCCTTCAAGAACGAGCCGCGCCGCTTCGTCTTCCAGGGCGTGCACATGCTGCTCGACGGCGACCTGCAACGCGATTGGAAGGCAGACGAGGCCCGCGTGAGCCGCGCTGTCTTCATCGGCCGCAATCTGGACCGCGATGCGATCCGGCAGGCCTTCTTCGCCACGGCGGCCTGATGGCCGGGGAGGCGATGATGCTGAACCCAGGCCCGCCGCCGGTGTCGCTGACGCAGCACGTTGCAGCCTTCGAACCGGCCGGCCATGTGGTCGCTGCTGCCTGGCTCGGCAGCGTGCCGGTCCTGGCGCAGGCAGATGGCGGCGTGCTGCTGGGCCAGCCAGGCGCTGGCCGCCTGGTCGACATCCACGGCGCGGGCGGCCTTCTCGTCGCGACGGCGGCAGGCGGGCGCCTCATCACCGGGGGCGGCGATGGCCGGGTCTGCGCGATGGGCGCCGACGGCGAGGTGACCGAGCTCGGGCACGATCCGAAAGGCGCCTGGATCGATGCGGTCGCCGCATCCGCAACCGGCGCCGTGGCCTGGAGCGCAGGCAAGCGCGTCACAGCGCGCGACGACAAGGGGCGGCTGAAGAGCTTCGAGGCGCACTCGACAGCCATGGGCCTCGCCTTCGCGCCGAAGGGCTACCGGATCGCCATCGCCCATTACAATGGCGCGAGCCTGTGGTTTCCGAACACAGAGACACAGCCCGAATGCCTTGAATGGAAGGGCGCGCATCTGGACGCCACCATCTCGCCGGACGGGCGCTTCGTGGTCACCTCAATGCAGGAGAACGCGCTGCATGGCTGGCGTCTGGCGACGAAGCCCGGCGAGAAGGTGGCGCATATGCGCATGAGCGGCTACCCGGCCAAGACGCGGTCCTTCTCCTGGTCCCATGACGGGCTCTGGCTCGCCACCAGCGGCGCCGAGGCCGTGATCATCTGGCCCTTCCAGGGCGACGGGCCCATGGGCAAGGCCCCACGCGAATGCGGCGTCCGGCGCTCGCGCGTCACGCAGGTCGCCTTCCATCCCGGCGCCTATGTCATCGCCGCAGGCTATGATGATGGCTGCATCCTTCTGCTGCGGCTCACCGATGGCTCCGAGCTTCTCGCGCGGCCCGCCGTCAAGGGTTCGGGCGTCACCGCGCTGAGCTGGGACAAGGCCGGCAAGCACCTGATCTTCGGATGCGAGGACGGCGCCGCCGGCCTGCTCACCTTGCCGACCTGACGCCCATGCGGCTTGGCCTGTGGAAAAAGGGGTTGGGCGCCGAAGAGCCGGATGCAGCCGCCCTCGCCCGCATCAAGGCGCAGACGCGCGAGATCCTGGGCCTCGAGGAAGACGCCAGCATCTCGGCCAACGAGATCGTCTGCGCCGACCCGGCCTGCCCCGGAACCGAGACGGTGATTCTGGTGATGATCCCCGGCCGCCGCACCAGGGCCTACAAGGTGCAGCTTCCGGCAGCCGACGTCACGATCGAGGCCCTGCGCGAGGCGCTGACCGCCTGATCCGCCCCTTCAGAAGAAGCTTTGCGGATCGACATCCACCATCACCCGAACCGAGCCGCGCTGCTTCGGCCCACGCGCAAGCCAGGCCCGCAGATAGGCCTGAAGGTCCACCTGCCGCTCGGTCTTGACCAGAAGCCGGAAGCGATGGCGGCCGCGCAGCAGCGCGATGGGGGCTTCGGCAGGTCCCAGCACCATCACGCCATCCGGCGCCTCCGCCACGCGGGCGAGATCGCGGGCATGGCGCTCCGCATCCGGCCGCTCGGCTGCGGAGACGATGAGCGCGGCGAGCCGGCCGAATGGGGGCATGCCGGCAGCCTCGCGACTCTCGATTTCGGCGCGGTAGAAGCGCTCCGGCTCGCCCGACAGCAGAGCGAGCATCACCGGGTGGCGGGGCTGATAGGTCTGGAGCAGGGCCTGTCCCGGCCGGTCGCCGCGCCCGGCGCGCCCCGTGACCTGCTGCAGCACCTGGAAGGTGCGCTCCGCGGCGCGCGGGTCGCCAGAGGCGAGGCCGATATCGGAATCGATGACGCCGACCAGCGTCATGCCCGGGAAGTTATGCCCCTTCGCGACCAGCTGCGTGCCTATCACGATCGAGAACTCGCCGTCCGCCACGGCCTGCAACTCTTGCTTGAGCCTTTCCGCGCCGCCGGGGAAATCGCTAGAGAGCACGATCGTCCTGGCATCGGGGAAGGTCGCCGCCACCTCCTCGGCCAGCCGCTCCACGCCGGGGCCGCAGGCAGTCAGCGAATCGACCGCATCGCAGCGCGGACATTGCTCGGGCCGCCGCTCGATGTGGCCGCAGTGGTGGCACACGAGCGCGCGCCGGAAGCGATGATCGACCAGCCAGGTGGAGCAGTTGGGGCACTGGAAGCGGTGGCCGCAGCTGCGGCACAGGGTCAGCGGGGCGTAGCCGCGCCGGTTGAGGAACAGCAAGGACTGCTCCCCCGCTTCGAGATTGCGCCGCACGGCGTCCTCGAGCCGCGGCGAGATCCAGCGCCCGCGCGGGGCCGGCTCGCGGGTGAGGTCGATGGCGGCAAGCTCGGGCAGGCTGCGCCCGCCAAAGCGTTCGGGCAGGCGCACGTGCCGGTAGCGCCCGCGTTCGGCATTGACCCGGCTTTCGATGGACGGCGTGGCGGAGGCAAGGATGACGCTTGCATCCTCGAAGCGTGCCCGCACCACGGCCATGTCACGCGCATGGTAGCTGCCGCCTTCCTCCTGCTTGTAGGCCGCCTCATGTTCCTCATCGACCACGATGAGGGCCAGATCCCGGAAGGGCAGGAACAGGGCCGAGCGGGCGCCTGCCACCACAAGCGCCTCCCCATTGGCCACGGCGGCATGCAGCCTCTCCCGGCGGCGGCCTGAAACCCCCGAATGCCAGAGCCCCGGCGACACGCCGAAACGGGCGGCGAAGCGATCGATGAACTGCGCTGTCAGCGCGATCTCCGGCATCAGGATCAGGCATTGCCGACCCTGCCGCACCACGGCGGCCACCGCCTCGAAATAGACCTCCGTCTTGCCGGAGCCTGTCACCCCCTCCAGCAGCGCCGTCGCGAAGGCGCGTCCCGACGCCATGGCGGCGAGCGTGGCGGCCGCCTCGGCCTGCGCCTGCGAGAGCGGTGGATGGGCATGGTCCGGGTCAGGACGCGGGGCGGCTTCCACCAGGGGCAGCGCCTCCACCACGAAAGTGCCTTCATCGACCAGCGCGTCGATCACCGCCGCCGATACGCCGGCGAGGTCCATCAACGCGCTCTTGGCATGAAGCAATCCGCCCTGCGCGGCGGCGATCAGGCGGCTGCGCGCCGGCGTCATGCGCTGCGGTGGGGGGCCGGCGAGGCGCACGCCCAGACGCGGCCGCCCGGGCCGGTCATCCGGAGCCGGCATGCGAAGGGCCAGCGCCAGCGCCGAGCCCCTGGGGTTGAGCGTGTACCAGGCCAGCCAGTCCACCAGCCGCCGCATCCGCTCGCTGAGCGCGGGGGCGTCGATGCGCCCGATCACCGGCTTGAGATTGTCGCCCCGCCCCTGCTTCAGCGACCAGACCACGCCCGCCGCCTCGCGCGCGCCCAGCGGCACCCGCACCAGATCGCCCTCAGCCAGCGCCATGCCCGCCGGCACGCGATAGGAATAAGCCGTGTCGACCCCGACCGGGACCAGCACATCTGCGATGCGCGCCTCGTCAGCCCTTCCCGGATCTTCGCGCTGTTCGGACATGATCGGGCATTAGCATCGATTCGCCGATGGGCGTCAGAGCGTTTTCTGTCCGTTAAGCCTGCCCGGCGAGGATGAGCCATGCCCCGACCAGCGCGACCGGAACCTCCCGAATCCACCGGCCCGGACTTGTCCCGGCCGCTCAACCCGGCGCTCGCCGCCGCGGCCGCAGCCTGGCTGGGCACGCTCGAGCACGAAAGACGGCTCTCCAGGCACACGCTTGAGGCCTATCGCCGCGATGTCTTCCAGTTCCTCGCTTTCCTTCACAGCCATCTGGGCGATGCGCCGACCCTTGCGGCGCTGGGGCGGCTGCGTCCTCTCGACATCCGTTCCTTCCTCGCCGCGCGCCGGCGGGAGGGCGCGGAAAGCCGCACGCTGATGCGGCAGCTCGCGGCGCTGCGCTCCTTCGCCCGCCATCTCGAACGGCATGGCCTGGCCTCGGCCTCCGCCATCGTCAACGTACGCGGTCCCCGCATCCCCCGCACCCTGCCACGGCCGATCGTGGCGAAGGCGGCCCGTGCCATGATCGGCGTCGATATCCGCGCCGGCGAGGAGCGGGAGCCGTGGATCCTGGCGCGGGATGCCGCGGTGCTGTCGCTGCTCTATGGCTGCGGCCTGCGCATCTCCGAAGCGCTGGGGCTGACGCGGCGCGACGCGCCGGTCGGCGGCAAGGACACGGTGATCGTTCTCGGCAAGGGCGGAAAGCGCCGCGAGACGCCGGTCATCGCCCCGGTCAGCGCGGCCATCGCCGAGTATCTGGCGCAGTGCCCCAGGACGCTGCCGGCCGAGGGGCCGCTCTTCGTCGGCGCCAAGGGCGGCCCGCTGTCGCCCCGCATCATCCAGCTCGCGGTCGAGCGCATGCGTGGCGCGCTCGGCCTGCCCGACAGCGCCACCCCCCACGCGCTGCGCCATTCCTTCGCGACGCATCTTCTCGGGCGCGGCGGCGACCTGCGCGCCATTCAGGAACTGCTGGGCCATGCCTCGCTTGCCACGACGCAGATCTATACGAGCGTCGATTCGAGCCGCCTGCTCGCAGCCTACCGCAGCGCCCATCCGCGCGCCTGAAGGCGGGGTTTAAGCGGTCTGTCCGCTGCGGAGGAGCTTAACTGATCGGCACCCACGCGCGGCGTAAGGTTCGCGAGGCGGGTCCCGGTTCCGGCTGGATGTAGGGTCAAACAGGCTCGTTTCATCCCAGCCCGGTTCCAGGACATGCCGTATCCCTACAGCCAGGAGGACTTCAGCCACATCACCATCGTGGTGGCCGATGCAGCGCCTCGGCCTGAACCACGTCCTGCGCAGGCCCTTCCCCACGCGCGACATCGACGCGCTCCTTCACGCCGCGCACAAGCTGCGTCGCCCCAATCTCATGAACGCGATGATGATGAACGCCGCGAGCGCCGTTCGCATGAGCTGAGGCCCGCACGGTCCCGCCGCTGCACGCAGGCTGCGCCTGCGCGGATTGACACTGGCGCATCGTGCCGGCGCGCGGCATTGTGCACATGATGCCCTGCGACTGGGGCAGGCCTGAGGCCAGGGGGCAGCAATGGCGGGACGGTTGAAGGGCAAGACGGCGCTGGTGACCGCAGCGGGCCAGGGCATCGGCCGCGCCATCGCGGAGGCGTTCATCGCCGAGGGCGCCGCGGTGGTGGCCACGGACCTTGATCTCGCCAAGCTGGCCGATCTGCGCCGCGCCCGTCGCCGCAAGCTCGATGTACGCTCGACCCGCATGGTCGAGGCGCTGGCCGCCAAGCTCGGCGCCATCGACATCCTCGTCAACGCCGCCGGCTTCGTGCACCATGGCACGATCCTCGATTGCAGCGAGGCAGACTGGGATTTTTCCTTCGATCTCAACGTCACCTCCATGCACCGCATGATCCGGGCCTTCCTGCCCGCCATGCTGGCGGCGGGCGGCGGCTCGATCGTCAACATCTCCTCGGGGGCCAGTTCGGTGCGCGGCATCCCCAACCGCTATGTCTATGGCGCGACCAAGGCTGCCGTGATCGGCCTCACCAAGGCCGTCGCGGCCGATTTCATCAAGAAGGGCATCCGCGCCAACGCCATCTGCCCGGGCACCATCCAGTCGCCATCCCTCGACCAGCGCATCGAGGCGCTCGCCGCCGCCACCGGCGTGAGCGTGGCGCAGGCGCGACAGGCTTTCATTGATCGCCAGCCCATGGGACGGCTTGGAACGGCGGAGGAAGTGGCGGCCCTTGCGGTCTATCTCGCCTCCGACGAGTCCAGCTACACCACCGGCCACATCCATCTCATCGACGGTGGATTCGCCCTCTAGGCGAGCGCCATCGAAAACGCGAGGACAGACAGATGCATATCCTGGTTCTGGGCGCCGCCGGCATGGTCGGCCGGAAGTTTCTGGAGCGCGTCGCGCGCGATGGCGGCATTGGTGGCGCAGCCGTCACGCGCGCCACCCTTCATGACGTGGTGATGCCCGCGCCGCCGGCCGGCGCGGCCTTCCCCTGCGCCTGCAGCGCCAGCGATCTGTCCGCGCCGGGCGAGCCCGCAAGGCTGGTGAGCGAGCGGCCCGATCTGATCGTGCATCTGGCCGCCATCGTCTCGGGCGAGGCGGAAGCGGACTTCGCGAAGGGCTACCGCATCAACCTCGACGGTACGCGGGACCTGTTCGAAGCCATCCGCCAGATCGGGGATGGCTATCGGCCGCGCCTGATCTTCACCTCCTCGATAGCCGTCTTCGGCGCGCCCTTCCACGAGCGCATAACGGACGAGTTCCATCTCACGCCGCTCACGAGCTACGGCACCCAGAAGGCCATCGGGGAACTCCTGCTGTGCGACTACACGCGCCGCGGCTTCTTCGACGGCGTCGCCATCCGCCTGCCGACCGTGTGCGTGCGCCCCGGCAAGCCCAACAAGGCGGCTTCAGGCTTTTTCTCGAACATCATCCGCGAGCCCCTTGCCGGCCATGAGGCCGTGCTGCCGGTTTCCGAGGATGTGCGCCACTGGCATGCGAGCCCGCGTTCGGCCGTGGGCTTCCTGATGCACGCCGCCACCATGGACCTCGCCGCGATCGGCCCGCGCCGCGCGCTCAGCATGCCGGGCCTGTCCTGCACCGTGGGCGAGCAGATCGCTGCGCTCGAGCGCGTCGCGGGCTCTGCCGTGACAGCCCGCATCCGGCGCGAGCCTGACCCTGTGATCCAGGGCATCGTGGCCGGCTGGCCGCGCGATTTCGAACCGGCGCGCAGCGTGGTTCTCGGCTTCCGCGCCGAAAGCAGCTTTGACGAGATCATCCGCGCCCATATCGATGACGAACTGGGCGGTTCCTTCGTCGCCTGAACACCTACGGCTGGACCTTGCGCAGCGAGAGATCGGCAGATCCGGCAGGCTCCTTGCGCCACTCGCCTTCGCCAGCGGGAACGAGGCTCATCTCGTGGCCGCGCCGCGCGATGAGGTGGATGCGCCAGCCCGTGTAGCGCCACGCCACGAGGTCGAACACCTGAAGCCCCTTGTCACGGCAGCGCGCGGGATGACGCGTGAGGAAGCGGCCTTCCGCAGCGCCCGGATCGGTGCTGAGCTGGACGCGGCACACCTCCTGCCCGCCCTGGCGCAGCATGGCATAGATGCCCGGTATGCTCTCCCGCGGGGGACCGCGGGTGGGATCGAACGGCACGCGCGGCGCGGGCGGGGTCGCGGCCCTCGCCACATAACGCCGCGACCGCCCCATCGAATCGAGCTGGTAATCGACCCCGTCGGCCTGGGCCTTTAGCTTTAGGGCGGCTGCATCATCCTCGAAGGCGAGAACCGGCTTACCCTCGGCATCGAGCAAGATGACATAGCCATCATCCGACACTGACCAGGCGACGACCCGTCCGAGCACAGGCAGGGAGCGGCGGCAGGCGACGGGATAGCCCACCAGCCGCCTGCCCTTGGCCATGTCGGGCCGAAGCATCAGCCGGCACTTGCGCGCGCCGCCCTGCGATGTCAGCTCCCAGCTGCCCTGGAGCAGCGCGACGGCGGACGTCGAAGGCGCCTGCGCGGCGGCAGGAGCTGCGATAGCCAGCACGAATGAAACGAGGGCGGGCGCAAGCTTCAGCATGGCGTCAGGCTCTCGCCGGCCATGGCGTTTCCGCCACGGGGGTCAGCGGGCCGCGGCCATCGAACCAGGCCGTGAGATTGTCGACCACGAGCTGGCCCATGGCCTCGCGCGTATGGACGGAAGCGGAGCCTACATGCGGCAGCAGCACGACATGATCCATCGCGATCAGCTCCGCTGGCACGCGCGGTTCGTCCTCGAACACGTCAAGCCCCGCCGAGAGGATGGTCTTGTCCCGGAGCGCCGCGATCAGCGCCATCTCGTCGACGACGCTGCCGCGGCCGACATTGACGACGATGCCTTGCGGCCCAAGCGCCTTCAGCACCCCGGCATTGATGAGGTGGTGTGTGGCGGCCCCGCCCGGCACCACCGAGACCAGCGTGTCCACATCCTCGGCCATCGCCACAAGCGACGGATAGTAGCGGTAGGGCACGTCAGCCTGCCGGTTGCGGCCATGATAGGCGATCGGCACGCCGAAGGCCGTCAGCCGATGGGCTACGGCCTTGCCGATGCGCCCCAGCCCGACGATGCCGACCGAACGGGTGCGCAGCGAGGGCGTGAGCGGATAGGCCCGTTCGAGCCATTTGCCGTCGCGAAGATAGCGCTCGGCCTGCGGCAGTTGCCGGATCGTCGCCAGCAGCAGGGCGATGGTGAGGTCGGCGACCTCATCGGTCAGCACATCGGGCGTGTTGGTGACGGTGATGCCGCGCGACGCAGCCGCCGCCACATCGATGGCGTCATAGCCGACGCCGAAATTCGCGACGACCTCGAGGCTCGGCAGCAGGTCCATCAGCGCGCCGTCCATGCGCCGCGGCGAGCCTGACATGGCGACCCCGCGCACATGCCCCAGTGAGGCGAAGCCCGCTGATTCGGCAGGAAGCTGGTGCACATCGAACGCGGCCTCCAGCCGCGCGAGCACATAGGGCATCTGCCGCCCTACGACGAGAATGGGAGTCCTTGACATGAAGCGCCGCACCGGTTGGCAGAGGAAGAGCGACGATCACATTCCGGGCAAAGCCCGGCAGCGTCAAGCCGCAGCGCGCGCCGTGGTGCCGCGCACCACGAGCGCAGGCGCCACGCGCAGGCGCTTCTGCGGCATGGTCGGATCGTTCATCCGCTCGTTGAGCACGTCGAGGGCGCGATGCACCATCTCGACATGGTTGCCCCGCACGGTGGTGAGCCCGGGGAAGGACGCCGCCGCCTCGGCAATGTCGTCGCAACCGATAATCGACACGTCGCGGCCGGGCTCGATGCCCTGCTGGCGCATCCCCACCATGGCGCCCAGCGCCGTCAGGTCATTGTAGCAGTAGATCGCGGTCGGCCTGTCGCGGCGCTCCAGCAACCAGTGGGCGCCGTTGATCCCGGCTTCGCGCGTCTCGGCGCCCTGCACATGCCAGGAGGCGTCGGTCGGCAGGCCCGCAGCCTGCATGGCCTTGCAGTAGCCGGCATGGCGCGCGCGCCCGGTGGAGACGCCCATCGATCCGCCCAGCATGGCGATGCGCCGGTGACCCAGAGAGACCAGATGATCGACCGCAAGCCGCGCGGCCTGCTCGTCATCGACGCCAACGAAATCGAAGCCGGTGTCCTCGATCTCGCGCACGATCTGCACCACGGGGATGCCGGAGGCGATGAGGTGGTCGAGATGCTCGGTTTCGGTGCCCACGGTCGGGCAGAACAGCAGCCCGTCCGGGCGATATTCGCGCAGCGTCGTCAGCACCCGTTCCTGACGGTCCGAATCGCCGGCGCAGCTGCCAAACATCACCGTCCGGCCGCTCTCGATGGCGCGCTGCTCCACAGCAGAGAGAATCTCGGCGAAATAGGGGTTGAGGATGTTGTGCAGCGCGACCGCGATGATGTTGGTGCGAGCCATGCGCAGGGCCGCGGCGCTGCGGTTATAGGTGTATCCAAGGTCCCGGGCGGTCTTCTTGACCTTGCGCTTGGTGGCGTCGGCCACGAGCGGGCTGTCGCGGAGCGCAAGCGAAACGGTGGCGGTGGACACGGCGAGTTGACGGGCAATCATCTGGAGCGTCACGCGGGAACCGGCCGCCCGGCCGCTGCCGGGATCGATATGGCCGTAGCTGCTCATGGCGCTTTCCCCATGGAATATTCCGTGAAGCGTTGGCACTTCATCGCACTGAAGTACCCGGGGGACTTCGTCTATTCAAGGGATGTAAGATTACGTAGACGCCTGAGCCTGTCAAGATTGATAGACACAAAGACTGTCTGTTCCGCTCGCCGCGCCTCGGCTAGCGGCGCCGGGAGGCGCGCCCCTCCGCCAGCAGCGCATTCGATGAGGTCTCGATGCGCTCCTTCATCAGCGCGAAGAAGGCGTCCCGCTTGAGGCCCGGAGCAATGGGTTCGCAGATTTCGACGACGATGGTGCCGGGATAGCGCAGGAACTTGCGGCGCGGCCAGAAGAGGCCTGAGTTGATCCCCACCGGCAAGCAGCTTATGCCCA
This window encodes:
- a CDS encoding SDR family oxidoreductase, giving the protein MAGRLKGKTALVTAAGQGIGRAIAEAFIAEGAAVVATDLDLAKLADLRRARRRKLDVRSTRMVEALAAKLGAIDILVNAAGFVHHGTILDCSEADWDFSFDLNVTSMHRMIRAFLPAMLAAGGGSIVNISSGASSVRGIPNRYVYGATKAAVIGLTKAVAADFIKKGIRANAICPGTIQSPSLDQRIEALAAATGVSVAQARQAFIDRQPMGRLGTAEEVAALAVYLASDESSYTTGHIHLIDGGFAL
- a CDS encoding SDR family oxidoreductase, coding for MHILVLGAAGMVGRKFLERVARDGGIGGAAVTRATLHDVVMPAPPAGAAFPCACSASDLSAPGEPARLVSERPDLIVHLAAIVSGEAEADFAKGYRINLDGTRDLFEAIRQIGDGYRPRLIFTSSIAVFGAPFHERITDEFHLTPLTSYGTQKAIGELLLCDYTRRGFFDGVAIRLPTVCVRPGKPNKAASGFFSNIIREPLAGHEAVLPVSEDVRHWHASPRSAVGFLMHAATMDLAAIGPRRALSMPGLSCTVGEQIAALERVAGSAVTARIRREPDPVIQGIVAGWPRDFEPARSVVLGFRAESSFDEIIRAHIDDELGGSFVA
- a CDS encoding AprI/Inh family metalloprotease inhibitor → MLKLAPALVSFVLAIAAPAAAQAPSTSAVALLQGSWELTSQGGARKCRLMLRPDMAKGRRLVGYPVACRRSLPVLGRVVAWSVSDDGYVILLDAEGKPVLAFEDDAAALKLKAQADGVDYQLDSMGRSRRYVARAATPPAPRVPFDPTRGPPRESIPGIYAMLRQGGQEVCRVQLSTDPGAAEGRFLTRHPARCRDKGLQVFDLVAWRYTGWRIHLIARRGHEMSLVPAGEGEWRKEPAGSADLSLRKVQP
- a CDS encoding 2-hydroxyacid dehydrogenase, whose product is MSRTPILVVGRQMPYVLARLEAAFDVHQLPAESAGFASLGHVRGVAMSGSPRRMDGALMDLLPSLEVVANFGVGYDAIDVAAAASRGITVTNTPDVLTDEVADLTIALLLATIRQLPQAERYLRDGKWLERAYPLTPSLRTRSVGIVGLGRIGKAVAHRLTAFGVPIAYHGRNRQADVPYRYYPSLVAMAEDVDTLVSVVPGGAATHHLINAGVLKALGPQGIVVNVGRGSVVDEMALIAALRDKTILSAGLDVFEDEPRVPAELIAMDHVVLLPHVGSASVHTREAMGQLVVDNLTAWFDGRGPLTPVAETPWPARA
- a CDS encoding LacI family transcriptional regulator, translated to MSSYGHIDPGSGRAAGSRVTLQMIARQLAVSTATVSLALRDSPLVADATKRKVKKTARDLGYTYNRSAAALRMARTNIIAVALHNILNPYFAEILSAVEQRAIESGRTVMFGSCAGDSDRQERVLTTLREYRPDGLLFCPTVGTETEHLDHLIASGIPVVQIVREIEDTGFDFVGVDDEQAARLAVDHLVSLGHRRIAMLGGSMGVSTGRARHAGYCKAMQAAGLPTDASWHVQGAETREAGINGAHWLLERRDRPTAIYCYNDLTALGAMVGMRQQGIEPGRDVSIIGCDDIAEAAASFPGLTTVRGNHVEMVHRALDVLNERMNDPTMPQKRLRVAPALVVRGTTARAAA